A genomic region of Oncorhynchus mykiss isolate Arlee chromosome 2, USDA_OmykA_1.1, whole genome shotgun sequence contains the following coding sequences:
- the LOC110520809 gene encoding protein FAM83A: MNLQSNGLSVQWYLKSKPVGKVRRRVQEMKNPSVSLVSGDVDLSHNESTRLAMDALLNQGLDMYQEVLAGEGEVDFLSKEEKGYILENTTDLSTSSLCGTENDDQAEGSTTSSQTNTCCPSVLESEPPGLDHGWPAEDWRYRLQGEPSVEVYFQSDRAAGMKDLLREFISKATMVLAIVMDTFSDVEMFCDILEATRKRNVSVYLLLDHINLQVFVKMCETLQINSNHLTNMSVRSIQGETYCAKSGRKLTGQIKEKFMIIDCTLVLAGSYSFTWLSWQVHRSLAVLFKGSAVKPFDLEFRKLYASSKPVPAFLTVATELNLTRPLITHQAAATSTPLTNLPCPSAGTTTQNRYFNNQAMDQPTTTVVPRFNTQSTVQPTTTTQQRHPNTQPTAPPASQQRHPNTQPTAPPTSQQRYPNTQPIAPPTSHQRYPNTQPIAPPTSHQRYPNTQPIAPPTSHQRYPNTQPTAPPTSQQRHPNTQPTAPTTSRQRHPNTQPTTSQQRQPNTQPTTSQQRHPNTQPTAPTTSQQRHPNTQPTAPPTSQQRHHNTQPTAPPTSQCLVNQSYYTGPRSHRFDWITQRRTATRPVLFQRTFSSDYSTGDNLTWRPFNSNYLLYGGTTGLLDRHPLLKTGQWFTVPK; this comes from the exons ATGAACCTGCAGAGCAACGGCCTGTCTGTTCAGTGGTACCTGAAGTCCAAGCCGGTGGGGAAGGTGAGGCGGCGTGTACAGGAGATGAAAAACCCATCTGTGTCCCTGGTGTCGGGCGACGTTGACCTCAGCCACAACGAGAGCACCAGATTGGCCATGGACGCCTTGCTGAACCAGGGATTGGACATGTACCAGGAAGTACTGGCCGGAGAGGGCGAAGTGGACTTCCTGTCCAAGGAGGAGAAAG GTTATATCCTGGAGAACACTACAGACCTGAGCACCAGCAGTCTGTGTGGGACGGAGAACGACGACCAGGCAGAGGGCTCCACCACCTCTTCCCAGACAAACACCTGTTGTCCATCTGTGTTGGAGAGCGAGCCCCCTGGCTTGGACCATGGCTGGCCGGCAGAGGACTGGCGCTACCGCCTGCAGGGTGAACCCAGTGTAGAGGTCTACTTCCAGTCTGATAGAGCAGCCGGCATGAAAGACCTGCTCAGGGAGTTCATCAGCAAGGCCACAATG GTTCTGGCCATTGTAATGGACACATTCAGTGATGTGGAGATGTTCTGTGACATCCTGGAGGCAACCAGGAAGAGGAATGTGTCTGTCTACCTGCTCCTGGACCATATCAACCTGCAGGTCTTTGTCAAGATGTGTGAGACGCTACAGATCAACAGTAATCACCTCACT AACATGTCGGTCCGTAGTATACAAGGAGAGACGTATTGTGCAAAGTCTGGAAGGAAACTCACCGGACAGATCAAAGAGAAGTTCATGATCATTGACTGCACTTTAGTGCTGGCTGGATCATACAG TTTCACCTGGCTGTCCTGGCAGGTCCACAGAAGCCTGGCTGTGCTCTTCAAGGGCAGCGCGGTCAAGCCATTCGACCTGGAGTTCAGGAAGCTCTACGCCAGCTCCAAGCCTGTGCCAGCCTTCCTCACCGTGGCAACGGAGCTCAACCTTACCAGGCCGCTTATCACCCATCAAGCAGCAGCCACCTCAACCCCACTGACAAACCTTCCTTGCCCCAGTGCTGGTACCACGACCCAGAACAGATACTTCAACAACCAGGCTATGGATCAACCAACCACCACAGTTGTGCCCAGATTCAACACTCAATCTACTGTTCAACCAACTACAACCACCCAGCAaagacaccccaacactcagcCAACAGCACCACCAGCCTCCCAGCAgagacaccccaacactcagcCAACAGCACCACCAACCTCCCAGCAGAGGTACCCCAACACTCAACCAATAGCACCACCAACCTCCCATCAGAGGTACCCCAACACTCAGCCAATAGCACCACCAACCTCCCATCAGAGGTACCCCAACACTCAGCCAATAGCACCACCAACCTCCCATCAGAGGTACCCCAACACTCAGCCAACAGCACCACCAACCTCCCAGCAgagacaccccaacactcagcCAACAGCACCAACAACCTCCCGGCAgagacaccccaacactcagcCAACAACCTCCCAGCAGAGACAACCCAACACTCAGCCAACAACCTCCCAGCAgagacaccccaacactcagcCAACAGCACCAACAACCTCCCAGCAgagacaccccaacactcagcCAACAGCACCACCAACCTCCCagcagagacaccacaacactcaGCCAACAGCACCACCAACCTCCCAGTGCTTGGTGAATCAGTCTTACTACACAGGTCCCCGGAGCCACAGGTTTGACTGGATCACACAGAGACGCACTGCAACCAGGCCTGTCCTGTTCCAGAGAACCTTCTCCAGTGATTACAGTACTGGAGACAACCTGACCTGGCGACCCTTTAACAGCAATTACCTTCTTTATGGAGGGACAACCGGCTTGTTGGACAGACACCCACTTCTCAAGACTGGCCAGTGGTTTACTGTTCCTAAATAA
- the zgc:101716 gene encoding uncharacterized protein C8orf76 — protein MEIFGSTFDDSVFEESRAKPTVVALSTYNAKFCEAEWFWESIDTEDILEVQKIFKFRADMAYRRKNFQEALNAYTTCLSYIPDGNLAIRRDIMEGMARCCCHLGKRVEALEITETLKNEASNTCHLTGLLHLTANVHERFGDLRSQVTCLQQLCSLHPYHQWHWMKLAESYLHLLQSLSTPSGSSPLQQGDGVEPQPDSQTEEQLKEERDGVWLKACMCFVRARLLLRALKGQQSSFVLQNSERALQKADQALRWLELKDTTLQLVSEVMSGDLVPERMREDNQDGESSAGLSLKDFEDRWWNRLVQTGVLKEDGPKIPSVKTN, from the exons ATGGAGATTTTCGGTAGCACCTTTGACGATTCGGTGTTCGAGGAATCAAGAGCGAAGCCGACTGTTGTTGCACTGTCGACTTACAATGCAAAGTTCTGTGAAGCAGAG TGGTTTTGGGAGAGCATCGACACAGAGGACATTTTGGAGGTGCAAAAGATCTTCAAATTTCGAGCTGATATGGCATACAGGCGAAAAAACTTCCAG GAAGCTTTAAACGCCTACACTACCTGCCTCTCCTATATCCCTGACGGCAACCTGGCCATTAGACGGGACATAATGGAGGGAATGGCAAGGTGCTGTTGTCACCTGGGGAAGAGAGTGGAGGCCCTGGAGATCACAGAAACACTT AAAAATGAAGCCTCCAACACCTGTCACCTTACCGGTTTACTTCACCTGACTGCGAACGTCCACGAGCGCTTCGGAGACCTCAGGAGCCAGGTCACGTGTCTGCAGCAGCTGTGTTCTCTCCACCCCTACCACCAGTGGCACTGGATGAAGCTGGCAGAAAGCTACCTTCATCTTCTTCAGTCTCTGTCAACACCCTCAGGCTCCAGTCCTCTTCAACAGGGAGATGGTGTAGAGCCACAGCCTGACTCTCAGACTGAGGAGCAACTGAAGGAAGAGCGTGACGGCGTTTGGCTCAAGGCCTGCATGTGTTTTGTCCGGGCCAG ACTCCTCCTCAGGGCATTAAAGGGCCAACAGTCATCCTTTGTTCTCCAGAACAGTGAGAGAGCCCTACAGAAGGCTGATCAGGCTCTACGTTGGCTGGAACTGAAAGACACCACACTACAACTAGTCTCTGAG GTGATGTCAGGAGATCTAGTtccagagagaatgagagaggacaaCCAGGATGGAGAGAGCTCGGCAGGTCTCTCTCTGAAGGACTTTGAAGACAGGTGGTGGAACAGACTGGTACAGACAGGAGTACTGAAGGAGGATGGACCTAAAATACCCTCTGTAAAGACCAACTAG
- the LOC110520807 gene encoding zinc fingers and homeoboxes protein 1: MASRRKSTTPCMVLPSSNVMEEQDADMQVGEGKDGAESAAEGLTDTAVVSTDPETEHDISHSSGEDVVTCTGGKRSNQPTLEQTLSDLLSDGGYTQHETEESDDPASAGISLSKTPIMKMRGKSEPKRIAVSLKAAEESDGMGESEGEQEPIEAPLGLGSLTPVEKMSPHYTESMKHSVLLNIPNMMSAEHKKSSVLSSNMSGLQLPPGLAQVLSALQAQQSAQAQLLIPVSSIPSYNQSMDTNTVLVNTYKKFPYPSVSEIMGLSAQTKFSEEQIKIWFSAQRLKHGVSWTPEEVEEARRKQFNGTVHTVPQTITVIPAHQLSAAANGLQSILQTCQIVGQPGLVFTQVGTPVTTPITLTVAGMPSHSLVPKMSSHQTSPAVSEMKRATTVQPPSLTPQENSALSADHFGMRPKKSKEQLAELKASYLKNHFASDAEIARLMTLTCLTKGEIKKWFSDTRYNQRNSKNSNVIVFHDSQSPRGHGSGTTIVIDSSDETPQSPPPTLTPSVKEKEPRPKTWNSFPDFTLQKFKEKTAEQLVVLEESYQKGSTPSDDELTRLRTETKLTRREIDAWFTEKRKVVEAESPELKAERMESEATSSRKRSQTPPGGRRPNRGDKNIGKKTPEQLHVLKSAFVRTQWPSTEEYDKLSEESGLPRVYVVNWFGDTRYSFKNGNLKWFFHYQSGNVEGLNGNKNRKRRIRNRGWGRSRSRKAKRSTSMEKSPPLPIIKLKSGKDILKEYYLKHKLLNEQDLDELVTKSSMGYEQVREWFAEVHKREDMGADPFGDAEVNEDQQEEEALLGENEMAPDEQDDTVVGEEDEEEDDDTDESDSWEPSQGARKTQSE; the protein is encoded by the exons ATGGCAAGCAGGAGGAAGTCAACAACACCTTGCATGGTCCTGCCTTCTTCTAACGTGATGGAGGAGCAGGATGCAGACATGCAGGTGGGAGAGGGAAAGGATGGAGCTGAGAGCGCTGCAGAGGGACTTACAGACACCGCTGTGGTCTCCACTGACCCAGAGACAG AGCACGACATCAGTCATTCCAGTGGAGAGGACGTTGTCACCTGCACAGGAGGGAAACGCAGCAACCAACCAACCCTGGAGCAGACGCTCAGTGACCTTCTCTCGGATGGGGGTTACACACAGCATGAAACGGAAGAGAGCGATGACCCCGCATCAGCTGGCATCTCACTCAGCAAAACCCCCATCATGAAGATGAGGGGTAAATCGGAACCGAAGAGGATCGCCGTGTCTCTGAAAGCAGCCGAGGAGAGTGACGGGatgggagagagtgaaggggagcAGGAGCCTATCGAAGCACCTCTGGGGCTGGGTTCCCTCACTCCTGTAGAGAAGATGAGCCCACATTACACCGAGTCCATGAAACACAGTGTTCTCCTAAACATTCCCAATATGATGTCTGCAGAGCACAAGAAATCCTCTGTCCTCAGCTCCAATATGTCTGGACTCCAGCTCCCCCCTGGTCTGGCCCAGGTCCTATCAGCTCTGCAGGCCCAGCAG AGCGCCCAAGCCCAGCTCCTCATCCCCGTCAGCAGTATCCCCTCATACAACCAATCCATGGATACCAACACAGTCCTGGTCAACACCTACAAGAAGTTCCCGTACCCTTCGGTGTCAGAGATCATGGGTCTGTCGGCTCAGACCAAATTCAGTGAGGAACAGATAAAGATCTGGTTCTCTGCCCAGCGTCTGAAGCACGGGGTCAGCTGGACACCCGAGGAG GTGGAGGAGGCTAGGAGAAAGCAGTTCAACGGGACTGTGCACACGGTGCCTCAGACCATCACTGTTATCCCGGCCCACCAGCTCTCTGCTGCGGCCAACGGCCTGCAGTCTATCCTCCAGACCTGTCAGATAGTAGGGCAGCCAGGCCTGGTTTTTACACAG GTTGGCACGCCTGTGACCACACCCATCACCTTGACAGTAGCAGGGATGCCAAGCCACAGCCTGGTCCCCAAGATGTCCTCCCACCAGACCAGCCCAGCGGTCAGTGAGATGAAGAGAGCCACCACTGTCCAGCCTCCCTCCCTGACTCCACAGGAGAACTCGGCCCTCAGCGCCGACCACTTCGGAATGCGGCCTAAGAAGTCCAAGGAGCAGCTGGCGGAGCTGAAAGCCAGCTACCTGAAGAACCACTTCGCCAGCGACGCGGAGATCGCCAGGCTCATGACGCTGACCTGCCTCACAAAAGGCGAGATCAAGAAGTGGTTCAGCGACACGCGCTACAACCAGCGCAACTCCAAGAACAGCAACGTCATCGTGTTCCATGACAGCCAGAGTCCCAGGGGTCACGGCAGCGGCACCACCATCGTCATTGACTCCAGCGACGAGACCCCTCAGTCTCCACCGCCCACACTCACACCATCCGTCAAAGAGAAAGAGCCACGCCCCAAGACCTGGAACTCCTTCCCAGACTTCACATTGCAGAAGTTCAAGGAGAAGACAGCAGAGCAGCTGGTGGTTCTTGAGGAGAGTTACCAGAAGGGAAGCACTCCGTCTGATGACGAGCTGACCCGGCTGAGGACGGAGACCAAGCTGACCCGGAGAGAGATCGACGCCTGGTTCACAGAGAAGAGGAAGGTAGTGGAGGCAGAGTCACCTGAGCTGAAAGCAGAGCGGATGGAGAGCGAGGCCACCTCGTCTAGAAAAAGATCCCAGACCCCTCCGGGTGGCCGGCGGCCAAACAGGGGGGACAAGAACATCGGAAAGAAAACCCCAGAGCAGCTCCACGTTCTGAAGAGTGCCTTTGTCCGTACCCAATGGCCCTCCACAGAGGAATATGACAAGCTGTCAGAGGAGAGCGGGCTGCCCAGGGTCTACGTAGTCAACTGGTTCGGAGATACCCGGTACTCCTTCAAGAACGGCAACCTCAAGTGGTTCTTCCACTACCAGAGCGGCAACGTGGAGGGACTGAACGGCAACAAAAACAGAAAGAGGAGGATACGTAACCGAGGCTGGGGGAGGTCTCGGAGCAGGAAGGCTAAGAGGTCAACCAGCATGGAGAAGTCGCCACCACTGCCCATCATCAAGTTGAAGTCCGGGAAAGACATTCTGAAGGAGTATTACCTGAAGCACAAGTTGTTGAATGAGCAGGACCTGGATGAGCTTGTGACCAAGTCTAGTATGGGATACGAGCAGGTGAGAGAGTGGTTCGCTGAGGTACACAAGAGGGAAGATATGGGTGCTGATCCGTTTGGGGATGCTGAGGTAAACGAGGACCAGCAGGAAGAGGAAGCGTTGCTGGGTGAGAATGAGATGGCACCTGACGAGCAGGATGACACTGTGGTGggtgaggaagatgaggaggaggatgacgaCACTGATGAAAGTGATTCTTGGGAGCCCTCTCAGGGTGCCAGAAAAACACAGTCAGAGTAA